One Tepidimicrobium xylanilyticum DNA window includes the following coding sequences:
- the ybaK gene encoding Cys-tRNA(Pro) deacylase translates to MSHVKTNAMRILDSNNIKYSIITYDTKDKNIDGLSVAKKINRKPEEVFKTLVTQGNTGQLYVFIIPVAEELNLKKAARVSGEKKLDMIPVKDIPKYTGYVRGGCSPIGMKKAYPTFIHESAMQLDTIIVSGGKIGVQIELNPRDLQLITGAKIQKFIKLRE, encoded by the coding sequence ATGTCCCATGTAAAAACTAATGCCATGAGGATTTTAGATAGCAATAATATAAAATATAGCATAATTACTTATGATACTAAGGATAAAAATATAGATGGACTTTCTGTTGCCAAAAAAATAAATAGAAAACCGGAAGAGGTATTTAAAACATTGGTAACTCAAGGAAATACCGGCCAGTTATATGTATTTATAATTCCCGTAGCGGAAGAATTGAACTTGAAAAAGGCTGCAAGGGTTTCTGGAGAAAAGAAGCTTGATATGATTCCCGTTAAGGATATACCTAAATACACAGGTTATGTACGAGGAGGCTGTTCCCCTATAGGCATGAAAAAGGCATATCCAACCTTTATCCATGAGTCAGCTATGCAGCTAGACACTATAATTGTAAGTGGGGGTAAAATTGGAGTACAAATTGAGTTAAATCCAAGGGATTTGCAGCTAATAACTGGAGCAAAAATTCAAAAGTTCATAAAACTGCGTGAATAA
- a CDS encoding glutamate--cysteine ligase, whose translation MDYNKQIREIASYFKANEKSKEDFKIGMEFEHFVIDKESLETISYYGESGVEETLKELEKHGWNGEDEGEYLLSLRNGNKVITLEPGSQLEFSVKPQKNIEDLEKEYMEFLNQIIPILDRKNQGLIAIGYHPVTRIDQIKLLPKKRYDYMFEYFKTKGTHAHNMMKGTASLQVAIDYKSEKDYIKKFKVANALSPVLYAMFDNGYYFEGKRWDRFGLRAYIWENCDKDRSGIVKGTFDEDFGYNKYAEYILNGPPIFIDDGKRMYYTGNKLVKEIFDPDNYSIEELEHILTMFFPDVRTKKYIEIRMMDSVPYPLNFAALALIKGIFYNEKNLDEIYKYIKDINMDDVVKAKMSIFEKGLEGQFKNRSIYEMGSKIIKMAKDGLDSDEKKYILPLESMFNERKNPYRVIEEKEQLGRKESVNWCILNHLIGGNRYGWTKCN comes from the coding sequence GTGGACTATAATAAACAGATAAGGGAGATAGCAAGCTATTTTAAAGCCAATGAAAAATCTAAGGAAGATTTCAAAATAGGAATGGAGTTTGAACATTTTGTAATAGACAAAGAAAGCCTAGAGACCATTTCCTATTATGGAGAAAGTGGAGTAGAAGAGACACTTAAGGAGTTGGAGAAGCATGGGTGGAATGGGGAAGATGAAGGAGAGTACTTATTAAGTCTAAGGAATGGGAACAAGGTAATTACATTGGAGCCTGGGAGCCAACTGGAATTTAGCGTTAAACCTCAGAAGAATATTGAGGATTTAGAAAAGGAGTATATGGAGTTTCTTAACCAGATAATTCCCATTCTGGATAGGAAAAATCAGGGTTTAATAGCTATTGGGTATCATCCTGTAACTAGGATTGACCAAATAAAACTACTACCTAAAAAAAGATATGATTATATGTTTGAATACTTTAAGACTAAAGGAACCCATGCCCATAATATGATGAAGGGAACTGCTTCATTACAGGTAGCCATAGATTATAAATCTGAAAAGGACTATATTAAAAAGTTTAAGGTAGCCAATGCATTGTCTCCCGTACTTTATGCCATGTTTGATAATGGATATTATTTTGAAGGGAAAAGATGGGATAGGTTTGGATTAAGGGCCTATATTTGGGAAAATTGTGATAAGGATAGATCTGGAATAGTCAAAGGGACCTTCGATGAGGACTTTGGTTATAATAAATATGCTGAATACATCCTAAATGGTCCACCCATATTTATAGATGATGGGAAGAGGATGTATTATACGGGAAATAAACTGGTTAAGGAAATATTCGATCCCGACAATTATTCCATTGAAGAGTTGGAACATATTCTCACAATGTTCTTTCCAGATGTAAGGACCAAAAAATATATAGAAATACGAATGATGGATTCTGTACCTTATCCATTGAATTTTGCTGCACTTGCACTAATAAAGGGCATTTTTTATAATGAGAAAAACTTAGATGAAATCTATAAATATATAAAAGATATAAACATGGATGATGTGGTAAAGGCTAAAATGAGCATATTTGAAAAGGGTTTGGAAGGACAATTTAAGAATAGGTCCATATATGAAATGGGGAGTAAGATTATCAAGATGGCCAAAGATGGATTGGACTCAGACGAGAAGAAATATATTCTACCCTTGGAGAGCATGTTTAACGAAAGGAAGAATCCCTATAGGGTAATTGAAGAAAAGGAACAGCTAGGGAGAAAGGAATCAGTAAACTGGTGTATATTAAACCATTTAATAGGGGGAAATAGATATGGATGGACTAAGTGTAACTAA